Proteins co-encoded in one Anaerobaca lacustris genomic window:
- the fabG gene encoding 3-oxoacyl-ACP reductase FabG yields the protein MTRDVALITGASRGIGAAVAIRLAQDGYDIWLNYRSNHEAAQEVARQIADLQRRCVLLPFDVSDDAAAAEALGPLLKEQTPYILVNNAGINRDGLLFWMSRKDWKDVLDASLDGFYHVTSRVVGLMMQKKRGRIVNIVSTSGQTGMPGQVNYSAAKAGLIGATKALAKEVARSGVLVNAVSPGFIETDMTKDLPKADLLKMVPLRRFGTAAEVAGAVAFLCSDDAAYVTGHVLNVNGGIHV from the coding sequence ATGACTCGGGATGTCGCCCTGATTACAGGCGCATCGAGGGGGATCGGCGCCGCCGTCGCGATTCGTCTGGCCCAGGACGGATACGATATCTGGCTGAACTATCGCAGCAATCACGAGGCCGCCCAGGAGGTGGCCCGTCAGATCGCCGACCTGCAGCGACGGTGTGTCCTGTTGCCGTTCGACGTGTCCGACGACGCAGCCGCTGCCGAGGCCCTGGGGCCTCTCCTCAAGGAGCAGACCCCTTACATTCTGGTCAACAACGCGGGCATCAATCGCGACGGTCTGCTGTTCTGGATGTCTCGGAAAGACTGGAAAGACGTGCTCGACGCCAGCCTGGACGGGTTCTACCATGTGACCAGCCGGGTGGTCGGCCTGATGATGCAGAAGAAGCGCGGACGCATCGTCAACATCGTATCGACGTCAGGACAGACCGGGATGCCCGGACAGGTGAACTATTCGGCCGCCAAAGCGGGCCTGATCGGCGCCACCAAGGCCCTGGCCAAAGAGGTCGCACGGAGCGGGGTCCTGGTCAACGCGGTGTCTCCGGGGTTCATCGAAACGGACATGACCAAGGACCTGCCCAAGGCAGATCTGCTCAAGATGGTCCCCCTTCGGCGTTTCGGTACGGCGGCCGAAGTGGCGGGCGCCGTGGCCTTCTTGTGTTCCGACGACGCGGCCTATGTCACAGGCCACGTTCTCAACGTCAACGGTGGGATCCACGTGTGA
- a CDS encoding LolA family protein: MAVAKLFPSQIRTVAAGAPVAWALCLAILMAAADGPRSYAGQEQTDSAQQPPLLRLLRESRAPYHTVAVQFTQTKRLTILDVTLKSEGMIFFRRPGLIRYEIISPVRSLLLHDTKKAQCYAFTEGRWELLRSPGATAVGRVLRQIGHWIQGDFDTDQKMFLLTVLPWDQGAGCIRLTPRSEGLAEYIQGVSIYVDEGPDYQVRRVVIHESDVDTTELLFGRERRNKPIPEQTFVSPDASEACVDFFRQTQQDDPNDVETPPS, translated from the coding sequence ATGGCAGTGGCAAAGTTGTTTCCATCACAAATTAGGACCGTTGCAGCCGGCGCTCCTGTGGCGTGGGCCCTTTGTCTCGCCATTCTGATGGCGGCGGCGGACGGTCCCCGCTCGTACGCCGGTCAAGAGCAGACCGATTCGGCGCAGCAGCCGCCTTTGCTGCGGCTGCTGCGCGAGTCGCGAGCCCCCTACCACACCGTGGCCGTCCAATTCACGCAGACCAAGCGTCTCACGATTCTGGATGTCACGCTCAAATCGGAAGGCATGATCTTCTTCCGCCGGCCGGGACTCATCCGCTATGAGATCATCTCTCCCGTCCGATCGCTTCTGCTTCACGACACCAAGAAGGCGCAGTGCTACGCCTTCACCGAGGGGCGGTGGGAACTGCTTCGGAGCCCCGGCGCCACGGCTGTGGGCCGCGTTCTCCGACAGATCGGCCATTGGATCCAGGGCGATTTCGACACCGACCAGAAGATGTTCCTTCTGACCGTCTTGCCGTGGGACCAAGGGGCGGGCTGTATTCGACTGACGCCTCGCAGCGAGGGTCTGGCCGAGTACATTCAGGGCGTCAGCATCTATGTGGATGAGGGGCCCGACTATCAGGTCAGGCGGGTGGTTATCCACGAGTCGGATGTGGATACGACGGAACTGCTCTTCGGCCGGGAGCGACGGAACAAGCCGATTCCGGAGCAAACGTTCGTTTCGCCGGATGCTTCCGAGGCCTGCGTGGATTTCTTTCGCCAGACACAACAAGACGACCCGAACGACGTCGAGACACCTCCATCTTGA